The following coding sequences lie in one beta proteobacterium CB genomic window:
- a CDS encoding Putative PAS/PAC sensor protein, with the protein MKYQVDFEKLANVMGDGVVISDAKGDIVFWNASAERIFGYSAAEALGKSLDIITPERFRLRHWDGYKKSMETGTTRYGSTLLTVPALHKEGKALSIAFTVAMLMDEDGNVGAIAAIVRDDTERFQTDRELKKRIAELEAKS; encoded by the coding sequence ATGAAATACCAAGTTGATTTTGAGAAATTAGCCAACGTGATGGGTGATGGTGTTGTGATTTCAGATGCCAAAGGTGATATTGTTTTTTGGAATGCATCTGCAGAAAGAATTTTCGGATACTCGGCTGCTGAAGCTCTAGGCAAAAGTTTGGACATCATTACGCCAGAGCGTTTTAGATTACGGCACTGGGATGGGTATAAAAAATCCATGGAAACGGGAACGACCCGCTACGGTTCTACCTTGCTCACCGTACCGGCCCTTCACAAAGAAGGCAAAGCTTTATCAATTGCTTTTACAGTGGCAATGCTGATGGATGAAGATGGCAATGTAGGCGCTATCGCAGCCATTGTTAGGGATGATACAGAGCGCTTTCAGACAGATCGTGAACTCAAAAAGCGCATTGCAGAATTAGAGGCGAAGTCTTAA
- a CDS encoding NnrS family protein, with the protein MTKKTTPLFALGFRPFYLLAAFWSVAAILEWLMELSGSGIRGIGSIPGIQWHAHEMIFGFATTVVAGFSLTAVRSWTGLETPKGRSLMLLAFFWIAGRLGPLFSSYFVIIDILFLPIIAMIIGKLILQRSMVRNLFLPLILSVLGILNGLFYMSAYGHIGIDSNVPLISSLFLIVMIEIMIGGRVIPSFTANAIVGIKQFRNKSFATVVLAFSATSFLLWIFFSVSVVTALICILTGVLQFILLLGWKPLATRSKPIVWILHAAYFWIPLGFILLGFSSFGLVSMYIALHAFGIGATGGLIIGMITRTAMGHTGRLIKAGAIEVSCYVLVQVTAVIWMVAHLTVGVWFHFTIGLAGICWCLAFILYIYKYFPWLTKPRLDGQPG; encoded by the coding sequence ATGACAAAAAAGACCACCCCTCTTTTTGCGCTAGGCTTTAGACCATTTTATTTATTGGCGGCATTTTGGTCTGTAGCGGCTATTTTGGAATGGCTGATGGAGCTTAGTGGTTCAGGCATTCGAGGGATTGGCTCGATTCCTGGAATTCAGTGGCATGCTCATGAAATGATTTTTGGGTTTGCAACAACAGTTGTAGCTGGCTTCTCCCTAACTGCAGTTAGATCATGGACGGGACTTGAGACACCTAAGGGCAGATCGTTAATGCTGCTAGCATTTTTCTGGATTGCGGGACGACTTGGTCCGTTATTTAGTTCGTATTTTGTGATTATTGACATTCTGTTTTTGCCGATCATCGCAATGATTATTGGTAAGTTGATATTACAAAGAAGTATGGTGAGAAATCTTTTCCTGCCTCTTATTCTCAGTGTTTTGGGGATACTGAATGGATTGTTCTATATGTCTGCTTATGGACATATCGGTATTGATAGCAATGTTCCTTTGATCTCATCGTTATTCTTAATTGTGATGATTGAAATCATGATTGGTGGTCGAGTTATTCCAAGCTTTACCGCGAATGCCATTGTGGGAATAAAGCAGTTTCGCAATAAATCATTTGCAACTGTTGTGCTGGCATTCAGTGCGACGTCCTTTTTGCTTTGGATATTCTTTTCAGTCAGCGTTGTTACTGCTCTCATATGCATTCTGACCGGCGTATTACAGTTTATTTTGCTGTTAGGTTGGAAGCCTTTGGCTACACGATCCAAGCCAATCGTATGGATCCTACACGCTGCCTATTTTTGGATTCCTTTAGGTTTTATCCTCCTCGGCTTTTCATCTTTTGGGCTGGTCTCCATGTATATCGCTCTGCATGCTTTTGGTATTGGTGCTACGGGCGGCTTAATTATTGGCATGATTACCAGAACGGCTATGGGGCATACAGGCAGGCTGATTAAGGCAGGGGCAATAGAAGTGAGCTGTTATGTATTGGTGCAGGTGACAGCAGTCATTTGGATGGTTGCGCATTTAACAGTGGGCGTTTGGTTCCATTTTACGATTGGGTTAGCTGGTATCTGCTGGTGTTTGGCTTTCATTCTTTACATCTACAAGTACTTTCCTTGGCTTACCAAGCCCCGCTTGGATGGGCAACCAGGGTAG